From Nitratidesulfovibrio vulgaris str. Hildenborough, a single genomic window includes:
- a CDS encoding DEAD/DEAH box helicase: MLHQILQKYREQEYQRDKGDAFERLIRAYLKTDPQYQALFSDVWLWKDWPEREALGYKRPDTGIDLVARFRDGESYCAIQCKFYENAISQGDLGTFFTLSGKGGFSQRLIVATAPLSKNAADAIEHQTIPVALLTLEDLASAPIDWTQCTIAAPDTLKPIEHKKPRPHQNEALEAVRKGFSAHDRGKLIMACGTGKTYASLLIAEDMVAPGGTVLFMVPSIALLSQTLRAWTADSTKPLRCFAVCSDSKVSRDDEDMRIAEMAYPATTNATKLAAAFNATQDTSRLTVVFATYQSIAVVHEAQQQAGFTFDLIVCDEAHRTAGYTPKGEDHSAFVRIHDADYIRGQKRLYMTATPRLYAEQSKSKAKERDIAVFSMDDEATFGKEFHRLRFDEAVRRDLLSDYKVLIIAVEEKHVTLALQSRIEDNSDELDLDDAVKIVGCWNGLGKRLAEDDTADKHSDPLPMRTALAFAGNIKNSKRLAGEFVRIAAELGDAVPLPKLEAQHVDGTMNVVERNQKLAWLKENANAAPADAPATCRILTNAKCLSEGVDVPALDCAIFLSPRDSVVDVVQSVGRVMRKADGKKYGYVILPIGINMGGSPEKALDNNKKYRIVWQVLNALRAHDDRLDNQFAKIDLTGKAGGVVEVDIIGGTGEGSGDRTDKFRTEWLSLPVADAYGAEWQNAIYGKIVHKCGDRLYWETWAKDIADIAERHQGRIRLMLENPTQEQQQAFETFLHGLQSNLNPSIDAGQAIEMLAQHVITKPVFDALFSGYAFTEQNPVSQAMQGIMDVLAGKALEKDLDHLEGFYADVRRRVQGIDDPAGRQKIIVELYDKFFKTAFPKMVERLGIVYTPVEVVDFIIHSADKALREHFGCSLQDEGVHILDPFTGTGTFPVRMIESGLIPPHKLAHKYAHELHANEIVLLAYYIAAINIEEAYHRVTQGDYQPFPGICLTDTFQLGEAANVARVHAGEVVTAGDCPENSERVEAQKRRDIRVIVSNPPYSVGQGNANDNNQNLKYAHLDGRIAATYAAHSTATLKNSLYDSYIRAFRWASDRIGNEGVICFVTNGYWIDSNTADGFRHVLEEEFTSVHVYNLRGNARTQGELRKKEAGNVFEGGSRTPVAITLLVKKAEHTGKARIFYHDIGDYLTREQKLAAIAKAHDYRGLEWQALEPNSHDDWLNQRDETFGKFMPLNEDGRASIFCMRSGGLKTNRDAWCYNFSGQRLAQNIKSSIDFYNNEVDRYQLIIHEGGDVAASDIINFDKTKFLWDRQQKQDIVKKKKYTFLATSIQCSSYRPFVKEKAYFNRHLNNCVYKQPSIFASPDCVNFAIQTPGAGSTKKFSAIMVDVVPCLWAEGSQCFPLYHYEKKTVSTERQLSLLSSESEDSGQDGYVRKEAITDEGLEVFRKHYGDATIGKEDLFYYVYGVLHSPQYREKYAADLKKMLPRVPFAPDFWAFSKAGRELAHWHLKYETVEPWPVTEERQPQDGRDDFAYYHVEKMRFPKKGEKGTIIYNGNITFKDIPLEAYGYVVNGKSAIEWLMERYAITVDKDSGIRNDPNDWCREHDDPAYIYNLVKRIIRVSMETNRIVSGLPECEG, translated from the coding sequence ATGCTGCACCAGATACTTCAGAAGTACCGCGAACAGGAATACCAGCGCGATAAGGGCGATGCTTTCGAACGGCTCATACGGGCCTATCTTAAGACCGACCCGCAGTATCAGGCGCTGTTTTCTGACGTGTGGCTCTGGAAGGACTGGCCGGAGCGCGAAGCCCTTGGCTACAAGCGCCCCGATACCGGCATAGACCTTGTTGCCCGGTTCCGTGATGGCGAAAGTTATTGCGCCATCCAGTGCAAATTCTACGAGAATGCCATTTCGCAAGGTGACCTTGGCACCTTCTTTACGCTTTCCGGCAAAGGCGGCTTCTCACAGCGGCTTATCGTGGCGACTGCCCCTCTCAGCAAGAACGCTGCGGATGCAATAGAGCACCAGACCATACCGGTGGCATTGCTCACGCTGGAAGACCTCGCCAGCGCCCCCATAGACTGGACGCAATGCACGATTGCTGCGCCAGATACCCTCAAGCCCATTGAGCACAAGAAGCCACGCCCGCATCAGAACGAAGCGTTGGAGGCTGTGCGCAAGGGGTTTTCTGCCCATGATCGCGGCAAGCTCATCATGGCGTGCGGAACGGGCAAAACCTATGCCTCTCTGCTCATAGCCGAAGACATGGTGGCCCCCGGGGGCACTGTGCTTTTCATGGTGCCTTCCATTGCGCTGCTTTCGCAAACGCTCCGGGCATGGACGGCTGACAGCACCAAGCCGTTGCGCTGCTTTGCCGTGTGCTCTGACAGTAAAGTCAGCCGCGATGATGAAGACATGCGAATAGCCGAGATGGCATACCCTGCCACCACCAATGCCACCAAGTTGGCAGCTGCCTTTAATGCCACGCAAGACACCTCACGCCTTACCGTGGTCTTTGCCACATATCAGTCTATTGCTGTGGTGCATGAGGCGCAGCAGCAGGCGGGCTTTACGTTTGACCTTATCGTTTGTGATGAAGCGCACCGCACGGCGGGCTATACCCCCAAAGGCGAAGACCATTCGGCCTTTGTTCGCATTCATGACGCAGATTACATCAGAGGCCAGAAGCGCCTATACATGACGGCTACCCCGCGTCTGTACGCCGAACAGAGCAAAAGCAAGGCAAAAGAGCGAGATATTGCCGTATTTTCAATGGATGACGAAGCCACCTTCGGGAAGGAGTTTCACCGCCTCCGGTTTGACGAAGCTGTGCGGCGTGACCTGCTTTCAGATTACAAGGTGCTGATCATCGCTGTTGAAGAGAAGCATGTGACCCTTGCGCTTCAATCGCGCATAGAAGACAACAGCGACGAACTTGACCTTGATGACGCCGTAAAGATCGTGGGGTGCTGGAATGGCCTTGGTAAAAGGCTGGCAGAAGACGATACGGCAGACAAGCACAGCGACCCGTTGCCCATGCGCACGGCCTTGGCTTTTGCGGGCAACATCAAGAACTCAAAGCGGCTGGCTGGCGAGTTTGTCCGCATCGCTGCCGAATTGGGTGATGCTGTGCCCCTTCCGAAGCTGGAAGCGCAACACGTAGACGGCACCATGAACGTGGTGGAGCGCAACCAGAAGCTTGCGTGGTTGAAAGAGAATGCCAACGCTGCACCAGCCGACGCCCCCGCCACCTGCCGTATTCTCACCAATGCCAAATGCCTTTCAGAAGGTGTGGACGTTCCCGCCCTGGACTGCGCCATCTTTTTGAGTCCGCGTGATTCGGTGGTGGATGTTGTGCAGTCTGTGGGCCGTGTCATGCGCAAGGCTGATGGCAAGAAGTACGGTTATGTCATCTTGCCCATTGGCATCAATATGGGTGGCTCCCCTGAAAAGGCGCTCGACAACAACAAAAAATATCGCATCGTCTGGCAGGTGCTTAATGCGCTGCGGGCACACGACGACCGGCTTGATAACCAGTTTGCGAAGATAGACCTGACGGGCAAGGCTGGCGGCGTGGTTGAGGTCGATATTATCGGCGGCACGGGCGAAGGCAGTGGCGACCGTACCGACAAGTTCCGCACAGAGTGGCTTTCACTCCCCGTGGCAGATGCCTATGGCGCAGAGTGGCAAAACGCCATCTATGGAAAAATCGTCCACAAATGCGGCGACCGTCTCTATTGGGAAACATGGGCCAAGGATATTGCCGATATTGCCGAACGGCATCAGGGGCGTATCCGGCTTATGCTTGAAAACCCTACGCAGGAACAACAGCAAGCATTCGAAACCTTTCTTCACGGCCTGCAAAGCAACCTGAACCCCTCCATAGACGCGGGGCAAGCCATTGAAATGCTGGCGCAGCACGTCATTACCAAGCCCGTGTTCGACGCTCTGTTCAGTGGTTACGCCTTTACGGAGCAAAATCCCGTTTCGCAGGCCATGCAAGGCATTATGGATGTGCTGGCAGGTAAGGCGCTGGAGAAGGATCTTGACCACCTTGAAGGCTTCTATGCCGATGTGCGCCGCCGTGTGCAGGGCATAGACGACCCTGCCGGGCGTCAGAAGATCATTGTGGAACTGTACGACAAGTTCTTCAAGACAGCGTTCCCCAAAATGGTTGAGCGGCTCGGCATCGTATATACCCCCGTGGAGGTGGTGGACTTCATCATCCACAGTGCGGACAAGGCGTTGCGCGAGCATTTCGGGTGCAGCCTGCAAGATGAAGGGGTGCATATTCTTGACCCCTTCACCGGCACCGGGACCTTCCCTGTCCGTATGATCGAAAGTGGCCTTATCCCTCCGCACAAGCTGGCCCACAAGTATGCACATGAGCTTCACGCCAACGAAATAGTGTTGCTGGCCTATTACATTGCGGCCATCAACATCGAAGAGGCGTACCACCGCGTCACCCAGGGCGATTACCAGCCCTTCCCCGGCATATGTCTTACCGACACCTTCCAGCTTGGCGAAGCTGCCAACGTGGCGAGGGTTCATGCGGGCGAGGTTGTCACCGCTGGAGACTGCCCGGAGAACAGCGAGCGCGTAGAAGCCCAGAAACGGCGTGATATTCGTGTGATCGTCAGCAATCCGCCGTATTCTGTGGGGCAGGGCAATGCCAACGATAACAATCAGAATTTGAAGTATGCCCATTTGGATGGGCGTATTGCAGCAACGTATGCGGCGCACTCTACGGCAACGCTGAAAAACAGCCTATATGACTCTTATATAAGAGCATTTCGATGGGCATCTGATCGCATTGGCAATGAGGGGGTTATCTGCTTCGTTACCAACGGCTATTGGATAGATAGTAATACGGCTGACGGTTTCCGGCATGTGTTGGAAGAAGAGTTTACTTCCGTTCATGTGTATAATTTGCGAGGTAATGCGCGCACACAAGGAGAGTTGCGGAAGAAGGAAGCCGGGAATGTCTTTGAGGGCGGATCCCGCACCCCTGTTGCCATAACCCTGCTCGTCAAGAAGGCTGAGCATACGGGCAAAGCCCGCATCTTCTACCATGACATTGGCGACTATCTGACACGGGAACAGAAGCTTGCAGCTATTGCGAAAGCCCATGACTACAGAGGGCTTGAATGGCAAGCGTTAGAGCCTAATAGCCATGATGACTGGCTGAATCAGCGGGATGAGACTTTTGGTAAATTTATGCCACTCAATGAAGATGGAAGAGCGTCTATTTTTTGCATGCGTTCTGGTGGGTTAAAGACGAATCGTGATGCGTGGTGTTACAATTTTAGCGGGCAACGGTTGGCGCAGAATATTAAATCCTCGATTGATTTTTATAACAATGAGGTCGATCGCTATCAATTGATTATACATGAGGGTGGAGATGTAGCAGCTTCTGATATTATTAATTTTGATAAAACAAAATTTTTATGGGATCGGCAGCAAAAGCAAGATATAGTCAAAAAAAAGAAGTATACATTCCTCGCGACAAGCATTCAGTGTTCGTCTTATCGCCCCTTTGTGAAAGAAAAAGCCTATTTTAATAGACATCTTAATAATTGTGTGTATAAGCAGCCCTCGATTTTTGCATCGCCTGATTGTGTTAATTTTGCAATACAGACTCCTGGAGCAGGATCTACAAAAAAGTTTTCTGCAATAATGGTGGATGTTGTGCCATGTCTTTGGGCAGAAGGGTCACAGTGTTTCCCCTTATACCATTACGAAAAGAAGACAGTCAGCACAGAACGACAGTTGAGTCTTCTTTCCAGCGAAAGTGAAGACAGTGGACAGGACGGGTATGTCCGGAAAGAGGCCATAACGGATGAAGGGCTTGAGGTATTCCGCAAGCACTACGGCGATGCAACCATAGGGAAAGAAGATCTTTTCTATTACGTATACGGGGTGCTGCATTCCCCGCAGTACCGGGAAAAGTACGCCGCTGACCTTAAGAAGATGTTGCCACGGGTGCCCTTTGCTCCGGACTTCTGGGCATTTAGCAAGGCGGGGCGCGAACTGGCCCACTGGCATCTGAAGTATGAAACGGTGGAGCCGTGGCCTGTGACCGAAGAGCGCCAGCCACAAGATGGGCGAGACGATTTTGCTTATTACCATGTGGAGAAGATGCGCTTTCCCAAAAAGGGCGAGAAGGGAACCATCATCTATAACGGCAACATCACCTTCAAGGATATTCCTCTTGAAGCGTATGGCTATGTGGTCAACGGCAAGAGCGCCATTGAGTGGCTCATGGAGCGGTACGCTATCACGGTGGACAAGGATAGCGGCATCAGGAACGACCCGAACGACTGGTGCCGGGAGCATGACGACCCGGCGTACATCTATAATCTGGTGAAGCGCATCATCCGCGTCAGCATGGAAACCAATCGCATTGTTTCAGGCTTGCCGGAGTGTGAAGGGTAG
- a CDS encoding HNH endonuclease translates to MAFCYMCGEEITEDNKHSEHVIPNGIAGKLRSSTILHEKCGEQLGHSIDAHFCKKFALLLALFNTKRDRESNPNATCSVEIDSFGSIDCSVKSGRLYVKGVKLDEMNKKIYCSPLSKNNLIKRYPDWCFVTELPFDECVVNSLLDFDDDSRLGLAKIAVEYALSLGLDASLLDAAFCVKQKKFLDVEVVPYYPRNKFERMIDETAWYFEKSRIAGRESVTVNAELPRHSLHLFSEGKLLCCYVSLFSYFDYYVVLSNSYVGNRISEWHIESVVKSTPYCSEYDLTSLDPKEVSICAQHWDMDVHDVWDKAQKAKQNDKKNVGILRKDIRTDYIKKEPAAYISSIADDLLYSINCIASCGGDYSKFVPIEVRNCIAKYVENESAMLEIMRGALWLLKDNIVDLNKYKTYFLSGGTEMLIVEYVRNNMDTISLDISEFRKNQLHSVIGSSEILYPTVDE, encoded by the coding sequence ATGGCATTTTGTTATATGTGTGGTGAAGAAATTACTGAAGATAACAAGCATAGTGAGCATGTGATTCCTAATGGTATTGCTGGAAAGTTGCGTTCCAGCACAATATTGCATGAAAAGTGCGGTGAACAACTTGGCCATTCTATCGACGCTCATTTTTGTAAGAAATTCGCACTGCTTCTTGCTTTGTTTAACACTAAGCGTGATAGGGAAAGCAATCCTAATGCCACATGCTCTGTAGAGATTGATTCTTTTGGTTCTATTGATTGTAGTGTCAAGTCTGGAAGGCTATATGTTAAAGGAGTGAAGCTAGATGAGATGAACAAGAAGATATACTGTAGCCCGTTAAGCAAAAATAATTTGATTAAAAGGTATCCAGACTGGTGTTTCGTGACAGAACTGCCATTTGATGAGTGTGTTGTGAACTCTTTGCTTGATTTTGACGATGATTCTAGATTAGGACTTGCAAAAATTGCTGTAGAGTATGCCTTGTCGCTAGGTTTGGATGCTTCGCTCCTTGATGCTGCTTTTTGCGTCAAACAGAAAAAGTTCTTAGATGTAGAAGTGGTACCTTATTATCCTAGGAATAAATTTGAACGAATGATTGACGAAACGGCTTGGTATTTCGAAAAAAGTAGGATTGCAGGAAGAGAAAGTGTGACTGTTAACGCGGAACTTCCGAGGCATTCTTTGCATCTTTTTAGTGAAGGTAAATTGTTGTGTTGTTACGTGAGTTTGTTTTCTTATTTTGACTACTATGTTGTGCTTTCAAATTCTTATGTAGGAAACAGAATTTCTGAATGGCATATTGAGTCTGTTGTTAAGTCTACGCCATATTGTAGTGAATATGATTTGACTAGCCTTGACCCCAAAGAGGTGTCTATTTGTGCGCAGCATTGGGATATGGATGTACATGATGTGTGGGATAAGGCTCAAAAAGCTAAGCAGAACGATAAAAAAAATGTTGGTATATTGAGAAAAGATATTAGGACCGATTATATTAAGAAAGAACCTGCTGCGTATATTAGTTCAATCGCAGATGATTTGTTGTATAGCATTAACTGTATTGCTTCTTGTGGAGGTGACTATTCGAAATTTGTTCCTATAGAGGTGCGTAATTGTATTGCAAAGTATGTTGAAAATGAAAGTGCTATGCTTGAAATTATGCGCGGTGCATTGTGGCTTTTGAAAGATAATATTGTAGATTTAAATAAATATAAAACATATTTTTTAAGTGGTGGAACAGAGATGCTTATTGTGGAGTATGTACGCAACAATATGGACACAATTTCTCTCGATATTTCTGAATTTAGAAAGAACCAGCTTCATAGCGTAATTGGATCATCAGAAATTTTGTATCCTACGGTTGACGAATAA
- a CDS encoding IS3-like element ISDvu2 family transposase (programmed frameshift), which yields MSRQSAKEISTVEVVTMVQRRRWTIAEKLRVVEESSLPGMSVSFVARKYGIAPNLVFRWRKLMSDGGKVAIQADDRVVSVAEAKALKKRIRDLERLLGRKTMEVEILKEAIDIARGKKTDLAFAVAIRGRFPMKRVADSLQVSRSRLAERLDGPHRTRKPRYVKAQDEELLRLIRAILDERQTYGYRRIQACLNAHLRATGQSEVNHKRVYRIMRMNGLLLTRHNGKRPDKAHEGKIVTLHRNTRWCSDGFEIPCDNREVVRVAFVLDSCDREVISYVATTRGISGSMVRDLMLESVERRFGNAHTSHTVEWLSDNGSCYTAKETVEFASWLGLRSCFTPVRSPESNGMAEAFVKTFKRDYVDCNICPDAPSVLKRLSEWFEDYNENAPHKGLRMRSPRQFIRLSATAGCPV from the exons ATGTCCAGACAGAGTGCTAAAGAGATTTCCACGGTCGAGGTCGTGACCATGGTTCAACGTCGTCGTTGGACCATTGCCGAGAAGCTACGGGTAGTTGAAGAGTCGTCTTTACCCGGAATGAGCGTCTCCTTCGTGGCTCGCAAATACGGCATCGCTCCGAATCTTGTCTTTCGATGGAGAAAGCTCATGAGCGATGGCGGAAAAGTGGCTATTCAGGCCGACGACCGAGTGGTGAGCGTGGCAGAGGCGAAGGCTTTGAAGAAGCGCATTCGGGATTTGGAACGGCTTCTCGGCCGAAAGACGATGGAAGTCGAAATCCTGAAGGAAGCTATCGACATTGCACGCG GAAAAAAAACTGATCTCGCGTTCGCCGTTGCCATTCGAGGACGGTTCCCTATGAAGCGTGTAGCGGACTCCCTGCAAGTCTCCCGTTCGCGTTTGGCAGAGCGGCTTGACGGTCCACATCGTACCAGAAAGCCTCGTTACGTGAAGGCGCAGGATGAGGAATTGCTTCGTCTCATCCGTGCCATTCTTGATGAGCGGCAAACCTACGGCTATCGGCGGATACAGGCGTGCCTCAATGCCCATTTGAGAGCTACAGGGCAATCTGAAGTCAATCACAAGCGCGTTTACCGCATCATGCGGATGAATGGCCTGTTGCTCACCCGTCATAACGGCAAACGTCCAGACAAGGCGCACGAAGGCAAGATTGTTACTCTGCACCGCAATACACGATGGTGTTCTGATGGGTTTGAGATCCCATGCGATAACCGGGAGGTCGTGCGTGTCGCGTTCGTCCTCGATTCGTGCGACCGGGAAGTCATCAGCTACGTTGCGACGACCAGGGGCATCTCAGGCTCTATGGTCCGCGATCTGATGCTGGAAAGCGTGGAGCGCCGATTCGGCAATGCGCACACGTCCCATACAGTGGAATGGCTTTCAGACAATGGATCTTGTTATACTGCGAAGGAAACAGTGGAGTTTGCCTCGTGGCTAGGCCTGCGAAGCTGCTTTACCCCGGTGCGCAGTCCAGAGAGCAATGGCATGGCAGAGGCATTCGTGAAGACATTCAAGCGTGATTACGTTGACTGCAACATCTGTCCCGACGCACCGAGCGTTCTGAAGCGCCTTTCCGAGTGGTTCGAAGACTACAACGAAAATGCTCCACACAAGGGATTACGGATGCGCTCGCCAAGACAATTCATCCGACTGTCAGCAACCGCAGGGTGTCCGGTTTAG
- a CDS encoding phage regulatory protein has translation MSSISIPTVDLVAGRPVVSSLRLAEHFGKKHFNVIRDIRSVSAEVSPEFNQLNFECVEYVDEKGETRPMYNLTRDGFTIVAMGYTGPKAMRMKEAYIRRFNEMERTLAHGPAEADTLPAAQPVALPASHQDTLRRLINSWADIASMTRARARAEVRRAMNVDRLDRIPAADMDRAISFVLGKMEHARTDAAQTPPAIATPNADMLLDYGHQVTKALRTLRESIDAVRGDLPETYGKRLAAQAGQSMFNNARMAAYESATLTLSMIDSLAWSGEQCWTVLMGLEKAAKIMTPQ, from the coding sequence ATGTCCAGCATCAGCATTCCCACCGTCGACCTCGTCGCAGGTCGCCCCGTCGTCTCCAGCCTTCGTCTGGCCGAGCACTTCGGCAAAAAGCACTTCAACGTAATTCGCGACATCCGCAGCGTCTCGGCAGAAGTCAGCCCAGAGTTCAACCAACTCAATTTTGAGTGCGTTGAATATGTCGACGAGAAAGGCGAGACGCGCCCCATGTACAACCTCACCCGCGACGGCTTCACCATCGTGGCCATGGGTTACACCGGGCCGAAAGCCATGAGGATGAAAGAGGCGTACATCCGGCGGTTCAACGAAATGGAGCGCACCCTCGCCCACGGCCCCGCCGAGGCAGACACCCTCCCCGCCGCACAGCCCGTCGCCCTGCCCGCATCACATCAAGACACACTGCGCCGGCTCATCAACTCGTGGGCCGACATCGCCAGCATGACCCGCGCCCGGGCACGCGCGGAAGTCCGCAGGGCCATGAACGTCGACCGGCTCGACAGAATCCCCGCCGCAGACATGGACAGGGCCATCAGCTTCGTGCTCGGCAAGATGGAGCACGCCAGAACCGACGCGGCCCAGACCCCGCCCGCCATCGCCACCCCCAACGCCGACATGCTGCTCGACTACGGGCACCAAGTGACCAAGGCCCTGCGAACGCTCCGCGAGAGCATCGACGCCGTGCGTGGCGACCTGCCAGAGACCTACGGCAAACGCCTTGCGGCACAGGCCGGACAGTCGATGTTCAACAACGCCCGCATGGCTGCCTACGAATCCGCCACGCTCACCCTGTCCATGATAGACAGCCTTGCATGGTCAGGAGAACAATGCTGGACGGTACTCATGGGGCTTGAGAAAGCCGCAAAGATCATGACACCGCAATAG